A single Mercenaria mercenaria strain notata chromosome 9, MADL_Memer_1, whole genome shotgun sequence DNA region contains:
- the LOC123548058 gene encoding D-erythrulose reductase-like yields MSFDFSGKKVLVTGAGKGIGRGVAIALSESGCKVYALSRTKSTLDSLTEEYPSITPIVADLCDWEDTKKKIEKLEVLDGLVNNAGISAHDYAAVDCPRENICKVLDNNLLSAINCSQVIAKKMIEAKVKGSIVNVSSIGGLASFPNGLPYNISKAAMDMASKVFALELGPHGIRVNSVNPSLVMTPMIRELIQNGLPLDKTAVARSSMGRLLEMNEIVDPILYLLSDHSAMVTGQMHVVDGGLLCNITTKI; encoded by the coding sequence ATGTCTTTTGACTTTAGTGGGAAGAAAGTGCTAGTGACGGGAGCAGGTAAAGGAATTGGACGAGGAGTGGCTATTGCTCTAAGTGAAAGTGGTTGCAAAGTTTATGCTTTAAGTCGGACAAAATCTACACTCGATTCGTTAACAGAAGAATATCCAAGTATAACACCTATTGTAGCGGATTTATGTGACTGGGAAGATAcgaagaaaaaaatagaaaagcttGAGGTTCTGGATGGGTTGGTGAATAATGCTGGAATTAGTGCCCATGACTACGCAGCTGTTGATTGTCCGAgggaaaatatttgcaaagtaCTGGACAACAATCTTCTGAGCGCAATAAACTGTTCGCAAGTTATCGCAAAGAAAATGATAGAGGCTAAGGTGAAGGGCTCCATAGTTAACGTATCCAGCATAGGAGGTCTGGCCTCGTTTCCAAATGGCTTACCCTATAATATATCAAAGGCTGCAATGGACATGGCTTCAAAAGTATTTGCTCTTGAACTTGGGCCACACGGAATACGCGTGAACTCCGTGAATCCCTCGCTCGTTATGACACCAATGATTCGAGAACTGATACAGAATGGTCTTCCTCTGGATAAAACTGCTGTTGCTCGATCATCGATGGGTAGGCTTCTTGAGATGAATGAAATAGTTGACCCGATCCTTTATCTCCTAAGTGATCATTCTGCCATGGTAACTGGCCAAATGCACGTTGTTGACGGTGGTttattatgtaatattacaaCCAAAATATAA
- the LOC128559310 gene encoding cyclopentanol dehydrogenase-like — translation MSSITGISSFPQALPYNISKAGLDMVTKQFALELGPYGIRVNSINPTLVATPLAVHHIEAGDVSPETITSRTLMGRTMEEQECVDPILYLLSEHSSMVTGHLHVLDGGLLSNITVKV, via the coding sequence ATGTCAAGCATTACTGGGATATCTTCTTTTCCACAAGCATTACCATACAACATATCAAAAGCTGGACTGGATATGGTCACAAAGCAATTTGCCCTTGAATTAGGACCATACGGTATACGTGTAAACTCTATCAATCCTACCTTGGTTGCTACGCCGTTAGCTGTTCATCATATCGAAGCCGGTGATGTTTCCCCCGAGACAATTACATCAAGGACTCTTATGGGACGGACTATGGAAGAGCAAGAATGCGTTGATCCCATTCTTTATTTGCTCAGTGAACATTCTTCCATGGTGACAGGCCATTTGCACGTCTTAGACGGTGGGTTGTTGTCAAATATAACTGTGAAAGTGTAG